The Medicago truncatula cultivar Jemalong A17 chromosome 4, MtrunA17r5.0-ANR, whole genome shotgun sequence genome includes a region encoding these proteins:
- the LOC112420825 gene encoding protein FAR1-RELATED SEQUENCE 5-like codes for MDKDTSTSFQIPQEYECVPNCDDELKPKIGQVFDTLQEGKFFYEKYALSIGFSVRSSSSTIDKNDLKRWKYFVCLKEGYLPNKTDDKEQSESIVKAKRRRALTREGCNANVVFKWVGEGKYEIARFHESHTHPLASPMKRPFLRSARKVNSSHKSLLLACSRANIGPSKAFHLLKEQRGGYENVGCTQRDLQNYSRDLKTLNKDSDAHVLIDYFRRKQEVNSSFYYAYEVGEEGRLKHVFWADGICRKNYSLFGDVVSFDTTYQTNKYHLIFAPFTGINHHRQSITFGVGLITNEKSDSFVWLFEKFLEAMGGHKPTLIITDQDPSMKVAIENIFDTSTHRLCMWHIMKKVSEKVGVSTNDDDEFNRSFKSCVWGSETPNEFEETWAFLMTRFELEKNKWLLHMFDIRSMWIPAYFKDTFMAGILRTTSRSESENSFYGNFLNPNVNLVEFWMRFDSAIEAQRHKELLADNNSIHSKPKLKLERGR; via the exons ATGGACAAAGATACATCAACTTCTTTTCAAATTCCTCAG gaaTATGAATGTGTGCCAAATTGTGATGATGAATTAAAGCCTAAGATTGGACAAGTATTTGATACGTTACAAGAAGGTaaatttttttacgaaaaatacGCACTCTCTATCGGATTTAGTGTGCGTTCATCATCATCGACTATAGATAAAAACGACTTGAAGCGTTGGAAGTATTTTGTTTGCTTGAAAGAGGGATATTTGCCAAATAAGACGGATGATAAGGAGCAAAGTGAATCTATTGTCAAGGCTAAAAGAAGAAGGGCTTTAACAAGAGAAGGATGCAATGCAAATGTTGTTTTTAAATGGGTGGGGGAAGGTAAGTATGAGATAGCTCGATTTCATGAAAGCCATACACATCCACTTGCTTCACCTATGAAGAGACCGTTTCTAAGGTCTGCAAGGAAAGTGAATTCAAGTCACAAAAGCTTATTACTTGCATGTAGTAGAGCAAATATTGGACCTTCAAAAGCTTTCCACTTGTTAAAAGAACAACGTGGGGGTTATGAAAATGTTGGATGCACGCAGAGAGATCTTCAAAACTATTCCAGAGATTTAAAGACTTTGAATAAAGATTCTGATGCACATGTTTTGATAGACTACTTTAGAAGGAAGCAAGAAGTTAATTCATCTTTTTATTATGCGTATGAGGTAGGTGAAGAAGGCCGACTGAAGCATGTTTTTTGGGCAGATGGTATTTGTAGGAAAAATTATTCCTTATTTGGAGATGTGGTTTCATTTGATACTACatatcaaacaaataaatatcatttgatTTTTGCACCTTTCACTGGGATAAACCATCATCGACAATCTATTACCTTCGGAGTAGGACTTATAACAAATGAGAAAAGTGATTCATTTGTATGGTTGTTTGAAAAGTTTTTGGAAGCAATGGGTGGACATAAGCCAACACTTATAATAACCGATCAAGATCCTTCCATGAAAGTGGctatagaaaatatttttgatactTCTACTCATAGATTGTGCATGTGGCATATCATGAAAAAAGTTTCTGAAAAAGTAGGTGTTTCCACGAACGACGATGATGAATTTAACAGAAGCTTCAAGTCATGTGTTTGGGGTTCAGAGACACCAAATGAGTTTGAAGAGACTTGGGCGTTTTTGATGACAAGGTTTGAGTTAGAAAAGAATAAATGGTTGTTACATATGTTTGATATTCGAAGCATGTGGATCCCAGCATACTTCAAAGACACTTTTATGGCTGGGATATTGAGAACAACATCAAGATCAGAAAGTGAGAATTCTTTTTATGGTAATTTCCTGAATCCTAATGTTAACTTGGTTGAATTTTGGATGAGGTTTGATTCAGCAATAGAAGCGCAACGGCATAAGGAGTTACTGGCTGATAATAACTCAATTCATTCTAAACCAAAACTAAAGTTGGAACGTG GAAGataa